The following coding sequences are from one Rutidosis leptorrhynchoides isolate AG116_Rl617_1_P2 chromosome 11, CSIRO_AGI_Rlap_v1, whole genome shotgun sequence window:
- the LOC139874871 gene encoding uncharacterized protein, with protein MSSSSSSSSSINRYIFSVKLIIFTALIASIATAVQFTVPYLPTIYSVINSSLKPPYLYLLINVIILTIALTSRFHIHNNNENQNQSQPLIDDNQVTPDLIDDSVMVYDSVPSLFQEVKSPVVGVEIVPESSRLELISPESCRPELSSPESEKPLVASRFAQKKPLKTSPDGNKSLRVTKPKKHETFENTWKTITNGRHVPLTRHLRKSETVENYRHYDVSHQNKKTNIMKKSVTLQDRTNYDKENHRPPSQISSPASSGKSRKEGSLSHDELNRRVEAFIKKFNDDMRQQRQESVKQYKEMTYRGPR; from the exons atgtcttcttcttcatcttcatcatcatcaattaacagATACATCTTCTCAGTAAAACTCATTATATTCACAGCTTTAATCGCATCAATAGCAACGGCCGTACAATTCACTGTTCCATATCTCCCAACTATTTATTCCGTCATCAATTCATCCCTTAAACCACCCTATCTTTACCTCCTAATCAACGTTATCATCCTCACAATCGCGCTTACGTCACGTTTTCACATTCATAACAACAATGAGAACCAGAATCAATCTCAGCCGTTGATTGATGATAATCAGGTGACGCCGGATCTGATAGATGATTCGGTTATGGTGTATGATAGTGTACCGAGTTTGTTTCAGGAGGTTAAATCGCCGGTTGTTGGTGTGGAGATTGTGCCGGAAAGTAGTCGGTTGGAATTAATTTCGCCGGAAAGTTGTCGACCGGAGTTAAGTTCGCCGGAATCTGAAAAACCGCTTGTTGCTTCTCGGTTTGCACAAAAGAAACCGTTGAAAACTAGTCCCGATG GTAATAAATCCTTACGTGTCACAAAGCCAAAGAAGCATGAGACTTTTGAGAACACGTGGAAAACAATAACCAACGGCCGTCACGTGCCGCTCACGAGACACCTCCGTAAATCAGAAACCGTCGAAAACTACCGTCACTACGACGTGTCTCACCAGAACAAAAAAACAAACATAATGAAGAAATCTGTAACACTTCAAGACCGTACGAATTACGACAAGGAAAACCACCGCCCACCGTCGCAAATATCGTCTCCGGCGTCAAGTGGAAAATCAAGGAAAGAAGGGTCACTGAGTCACGACGAGTTGAATCGGCGAGTTGAAGCGTTTATTAAAAAGTTTAACGATGATATGAGACAGCAGAGACAAGAGTCGGTGAAGCAGTACAAGGAGATGACCTATCGTGGGCCCCGTTGA